From a single Nematostella vectensis chromosome 3, jaNemVect1.1, whole genome shotgun sequence genomic region:
- the LOC116610723 gene encoding adhesion G-protein coupled receptor V1 isoform X1: MNDKRHLLSCILLSSVLLSCVEAQSFIGFEANATQVSEGAGIVSLVIVRTGDTSGNDTVRFTTIDGFASSLTDYIAISNLEVIFLTNETTKTVDVSITDDDDIENDEVFFGRLTTISPNITLTIDTAGITILNDDKAQTFIKFQTNTIQVSEGDGVVPLVIVRTGNISGNDTISFSTSNDTASPLTDYTKINNLEVTFLSNETTKTVNVSITDDVKVEENETFYAHLTTSLSSVNITDNRVSITILDDDKATIAFISTSYTSPEGNGLVTLQLSKTDNSDVPLTVSVSTANLTAYTPSDYTAISETITFGPSETVREVNVTIIKDGRVENDEIFQALLTTSNFAQIILENTTSNVTIKDGDKATIAFISTSYTSLEGNGLVTLQLSKTDNADIPLTVSVSTANLTAYTPSDYTAISETITFAPSETVREVNVTIIKDGRVENDEIFQALLTTSNFAQITLENTTSNVTIKDGDKATIAFISTSYTSLEGNGLVTLQLSKTDNANIPLTVSVSTANLTAYTPSDYTAISETITFAPSETVREVNVTIIKDGRVENDEIFQALLTTSNFAQIILENTTSNVTIKDGDKATIAFISTSYTSLEGNGLVTLQLSKTDNADIPLTVSVSTANLTAYTPSDYTAISETITFAPSETVREVNVTIIKDGRVENDEIFQALLTTSNFAQIILENTTSNVTIKDGDKATIAFISTSYTSLEGNGLVTLQLSKTDNADIPLTVSVSTANLTAYTPSDYTAISETITFAPSETVREVNVTIIKDGRVENDEIFQALLTTSNFAQIILENTTSNVTIKDGDKATIAFISTSYTSLEGNGLVTLQLSKTDNANIPLTVSVSTANLTAYTPSDYTAISETITFAPSETVREVNVTIIKDGRVENDEIFQALLTTSNFAQIILENTTSNVTIKDGDKATIAFISTSYTSLEGNGLVTLQLSKTDNANIPLTVSVSTANLTAYTPSDYTAISETITFAPSETVREVNVTIIKDGRVENDEIFQALLTTSNFAQIILENTTSNVTIKDGDKATIAFISTSYTSLEGNGLVTLQLSKTDNADIPLTVSVSTANLTAYTPSDYTAISETITFAPSETVREVNVTIIKDGRVENDEIFQALLTASNFAQIILENTTSNVTIKDGDKATIAFISTSYTSLEGNGLVTLQLSKTDNANIPLTVSVSTANLTAYTPSDYTAISETITFAPSETVREVNVTIIKDGRVENDEIFQALLTTSNFAQIILENTTSNVTIKDGDKATIAFISTSYTSLEGNGLVTLQLSKTDNADIPLTVSVSTANLTAYTPSDYTAISETITFAPSETVREVNVTIIKDGRVENDEIFQALLTTSNFAQIILENTTSNVTIKDGDKATIAFISTSYTSLEGNGLVTLQLSKTDNANIPLTVSVSTANLTAYTPSDYTAISETITFAPSETVREVNVTIIKDGRVENDEIFQALLSTSNSAQITLKNSTSSVTIKDDDKATITFKSTLYTTTEDSGFVTVILSKTDNADIPLTVSLSTSGLTATSSLDYTAISNQGVTLESYETTKGFNITIETDIRVETDEEFQAFLSNPNPAQIELGDQAANITIKDDDKATIGFKSAAYNVTEDQGFVTIEVTKSNNADVPLTVSLSTADLTAKSASDYIAISNRIITFKPGETSHEMNITIKTNEIVERNEEFKAVLTTSNSAQIAFQIPESKVTINDDDKARIGFTNTSYVVIEGHGYVTVTITKEGESDIDLAVIMDTVLVSASSPLDYVAFVNREVLFPAASPINMVNITIETDGRVESHEVFRAKLTVDTANRPHIELVTPLTEITIVDDDKAIIGFNATTYSVAEGQGFVVVEITKSGHTETTLIVRISTEDGTAKSSSDFIAINNQDVIFAPDENAKLVNITIVTDNIVENDEVFVITLTSVNTSSITLNQSTAYVNILNDNKVTVEYVGNKSRISAKEGETVELTYGITNGASDVNFTIRLYPSPISTTAGEDDFYYNDSLTFLPDISRMMTNVTIVSDREAEGNESIALVAKSLDPRVVIGAKEMVVILIDDSVDRASKQEQKETLTRDKDISQQYFVLVAVAAGLSCALLLIVIIVIIIICKSRLMAEYKTY, translated from the exons ATGAACGACAAGAGGCACTTGCTATCTTGCATCTTGCTATCATCCGTTCTATTGTCTTGTGTCGAAG CTCAGTCATTTATCGGATTCGAGGCAAACGCCACACAAGTGAGTGAAGGAGCAGGAATTGTATCCCTTGTGATAGTCAGGACTGGAGACACAAGTGGGAATGACACTGTCAG ATTCACAACAATTGATGGATTCGCCTCGTCTCTGACGGACTACATTGCAATTAGCAACCTGGAAGTGATCTTCTTAACAAATGAAACGACTAAAACAGTTGACGTCTCCATCACCGACGATGACGATATAGAGAACGATGAAGTGTTTTTTGGTAGACTGACCACCATCTCGCCTAACATCACCCTCACCATTGACACAGCGGGCATTACTATTCTGAACGACGATAAAG CTCAGACATTCATCAAATTCCAAACGAACACAATTCAAGTGAGTGAGGGAGACGGAGTCGTGCCTCTTGTCATAGTCAGGACTGGAAATATAAGCGGCAACGACACCATCAG TTTCAGCACAAGTAACGATACCGCCTCGCCTTTAACAGACTACACCAAAATCAACAACCTCGAAGTGACATTCTTATCCAATGAGACGACTAAAACAGTTAATGTCTCTATCACCGACGATGTCAAGGTGGAGGAAAACGAGACCTTCTACGCGCATCTTACCACGAGTTTATCCAGCGTAAATATAACCGACAACAGAGTATCCATAACTATTCTAGATGACGATAAAG CAACGATTGCCTTCATCTCGACTTCATACACTTCCCCGGAAGGCAATGGACTCGTCACTCTGCAGTTATCAAAGACGGACAATTCTGATGTTCCACTAACAGTCAG TGTCAGCACAGCCAACCTGACGGCCTACACGCCATCTGACTACACGGCCATCAGCGAGACCATCACTTTCGGCCCTAGTGAGACAGTCAGAGAGGTGAACGTTACCATAATAAAAGATGGAAGAGTTGAAAATGACGAAATATTCCAGGCCCTCCTCACTACAAGCAACTTTGCGCAAATTATACTAGAGAACACTACAAGCAACGTCACAATCAAAGATGGCGACAAAG cAACGATTGCCTTCATTTCGACCTCATATACTTCCCTGGAAGGCAATGGACTCGTCACTCTGCAGTTATCAAAGACGGACAATGCTGATATTCCACTAACAGTCAG TGTCAGCACCGCCAACCTGACGGCCTACACGCCATCTGATTACACGGCCATCAGCGAGACCATCACTTTCGCCCCTAGTGAGACAGTCAGAGAGGTGAACGTTACAATAATAAAAGATGGAAGAGTTGAAAATGACGAGATATTCCAGGCCCTCCTCACTACAAGCAACTTTGCGCAAATTACACTAGAGAACACTACAAGCAACGTCACAATCAAAGATGGCGACAAAG caacGATTGCCTTCATCTCGACCTCATACACTTCCCTGGAAGGCAATGGACTCGTCACTCTGCAGTTATCAAAGACGGACAATGCTAATATTCCACTAACAGTCAG TGTCAGCACCGCCAACCTGACGGCCTACACGCCATCTGACTACACGGCCATCAGCGAGACCATCACTTTCGCCCCTAGTGAGACAGTCAGAGAGGTGAACGTTACCATAATAAAAGATGGAAGAGTTGAAAATGACGAGATATTCCAGGCCCTCCTCACTACAAGCAACTTTGCGCAAATTATACTAGAGAACACTACAAGCAACGTCACAATCAAAGATGGCGACAAAG cAACGATTGCCTTCATCTCGACCTCATACACTTCCCTTGAAGGCAATGGACTCGTCACTCTGCAGTTATCAAAGACGGACAATGCTGATATTCCACTAACAGTCAG TGTCAGCACAGCCAACCTGACGGCCTACACGCCATCTGACTACACGGCCATCAGCGAGACCATCACTTTCGCCCCTAGTGAGACAGTCAGAGAGGTGAACGTTACCATAATAAAAGATGGAAGAGTTGAAAATGACGAGATATTTCAGGCCCTCCTCACTACAAGCAACTTTGCGCAAATTATACTAGAGAACACTACAAGCAACGTCACAATCAAAGATGGCGACAAAG cAACGATTGCCTTCATTTCGACCTCATATACTTCCCTGGAAGGCAATGGACTCGTCACTCTGCAGTTATCAAAGACGGACAATGCTGATATTCCACTAACAGTCAG TGTCAGCACAGCCAACCTGACGGCCTACACGCCATCTGACTACACGGCCATCAGCGAGACCATCACTTTCGCCCCTAGTGAGACAGTCAGAGAGGTGAACGTTACCATAATAAAAGATGGAAGAGTTGAAAATGACGAGATATTTCAGGCCCTCCTCACTACAAGCAACTTTGCGCAAATTATACTAGAGAACACTACAAGCAACGTCACAATCAAAGATGGCGACAAAG caacGATTGCCTTCATCTCGACCTCATACACTTCCCTGGAAGGCAATGGACTCGTCACTCTGCAGTTATCAAAGACGGACAATGCTAATATTCCACTAACAGTCAG TGTCAGCACCGCCAACCTGACGGCCTACACGCCATCTGACTACACGGCCATCAGCGAGACCATCACTTTCGCCCCTAGTGAGACAGTCAGAGAGGTGAACGTTACCATAATAAAAGATGGAAGAGTTGAAAATGACGAGATATTCCAGGCCCTCCTCACTACAAGCAACTTTGCGCAAATTATACTAGAGAACACTACAAGCAACGTCACAATCAAAGATGGCGACAAAG caacGATTGCCTTCATCTCGACCTCATACACTTCCCTGGAAGGCAATGGACTCGTCACTCTGCAGTTATCAAAGACGGACAATGCTAATATTCCACTAACAGTCAG TGTCAGCACCGCCAACCTGACGGCCTACACGCCATCTGACTACACGGCCATCAGCGAGACCATCACTTTCGCCCCTAGTGAGACAGTCAGAGAGGTGAACGTTACCATAATAAAAGATGGAAGAGTTGAAAATGACGAGATATTTCAGGCCCTCCTCACTACAAGCAACTTTGCGCAAATTATACTAGAGAACACTACAAGCAACGTCACAATCAAAGATGGCGACAAAG cAACGATTGCCTTCATCTCGACCTCATACACTTCCCTGGAAGGCAATGGACTCGTCACTCTGCAGTTATCAAAGACGGACAATGCTGATATTCCACTAACAGTCAG TGTCAGCACCGCCAACCTGACGGCCTACACGCCATCTGACTACACGGCCATCAGCGAGACCATCACTTTCGCCCCTAGTGAGACAGTCAGAGAGGTGAACGTTACCATAATAAAAGATGGAAGAGTTGAAAATGACGAGATATTCCAGGCCCTCCTCACTGCAAGCAACTTTGCGCAAATTATACTAGAGAACACTACAAGCAACGTCACAATCAAAGATGGCGACAAAG caacGATTGCCTTCATCTCGACCTCATACACTTCCCTGGAAGGCAATGGACTCGTCACTCTGCAGTTATCAAAGACGGACAATGCTAATATTCCACTAACAGTCAG TGTCAGCACCGCCAACCTGACGGCCTACACGCCATCTGACTACACGGCCATCAGCGAGACCATCACTTTCGCCCCTAGTGAGACAGTCAGAGAGGTGAACGTTACCATAATAAAAGATGGAAGAGTTGAAAATGACGAGATATTCCAGGCCCTCCTCACTACAAGCAACTTTGCGCAAATTATACTAGAGAACACTACAAGCAACGTCACAATCAAAGATGGCGACAAAG cAACGATTGCCTTCATCTCGACCTCATACACTTCCCTGGAAGGCAATGGACTCGTCACTCTGCAGTTATCAAAGACGGACAATGCTGATATTCCACTAACAGTCAG TGTCAGCACCGCCAACCTGACGGCCTACACGCCATCTGACTACACGGCCATCAGCGAGACCATCACTTTCGCCCCTAGTGAGACAGTCAGAGAGGTGAACGTTACCATAATAAAAGATGGAAGAGTTGAAAATGACGAGATATTCCAGGCCCTCCTCACTACAAGCAACTTTGCGCAAATTATACTAGAGAACACTACAAGCAACGTCACAATCAAAGATGGCGACAAAG caacGATTGCCTTCATCTCGACCTCATACACTTCCCTTGAAGGCAATGGACTCGTCACTCTGCAGTTATCAAAGACGGACAATGCTAATATTCCACTAACAGTCAG TGTCAGCACCGCCAACCTGACGGCCTACACGCCATCTGACTACACGGCCATCAGCGAGACAATCACTTTCGCCCCTAGTGAGACAGTTAGAGAGGTGAACGTTACCATAATAAAAGATGGAAGAGTTGAAAATGACGAGATATTCCAGGCCCTCCTCTCGACAAGCAATTCCGCGCAAATTACACTCAAAAACTCTACAAGCAGCGTCACAATTAAAGATGATGACAAAG CCACGATTACTTTCAAGAGCACATTGTACACTACTACTGAAGATAGCGGATTTGTAACCGTTATTTTATCAAAGACGGACAACGCTGATATCCCATTAACCGTCAG CTTGAGCACATCTGGCTTGACAGCCACATCATCGTTGGATTACACTGCCATCAGTAATCAAGGCGTCACACTCGAATCTTATGAAACTACAAAAGGCTTCAATATCACCATAGAGACCGATATTAGGGTGGAGACGGACGAAGAGTTCCAAGCTTTTCTTTCCAACCCGAACCCAGCTCAGATCGAGCTTGGGGACCAAGCGGCAAACATTACCATAAAGGATGATGACAAAG CCACAATTGGTTTCAAGTCTGCGGCGTATAATGTCACAGAGGATCAAGGTTTTGTGACGATCGAGGTGACGAAATCAAACAATGCAGATGTACCTCTGACAGTTAG CTTGAGCACCGCGGATCTAACAGCCAAGTCAGCCTCTGACTATATCGCTATCTCCAACCGTATTATCACCTTCAAACCTGGAGAAACCTCCCATGAGATGAACATAACCATAAAAACGAACGAAATAGTGGAGAGAAACGAAGAGTTTAAGGCTGTTCTCACAACTAGTAACTCGGCGCAGATCGCATTCCAAATCCCAGAGAGCAAAGTTACCATTAACGACGATGATAAAG cacGCATTGGGTTTACGAATACATCTTACGTGGTTATCGAAGGGCACGGCTACGTCACCGTGACGATAACAAAAGAGGGAGAATCTGACATAGACCTTGCTGTAAT CATGGATACTGTACTTGTAAGCGCGTCATCACCGCTTGACTACGTCGCCTTTGTAAACCGTGAAGTCTTGTTTCCTGCAGCTTCCCCTATCAACATGGTGAACATCACCATAGAAACAGATGGCAGGGTGGAATCCCATGAAGTGTTTCGGGCCAAACTAACGGTCGACACAGCCAACAGGCCGCATATTGAACTCGTGACGCCCCTGACGGAGATTACCATTGTAGACGATGATAAAG CGATCATTGGTTTCAATGCCACTACCTACAGTGTCGCTGAAGGCCAGGGCTTTGTTGTCGTTGAAATAACCAAGTCAGGACACACAGAAACAACGCTTATCGTCAG GATAAGCACCGAAGACGGTACAGCGAAATCCTCATCCGACTTCATCGCTATAAATAACCAAGATGTCATCTTTGCGCCTGACGAAAATGCTAAACtcgtcaacatcaccatagtaACAGACAACATAGTTGAGAATGATGAGGTGTTTGTCATCACTCTGACGTCAGTAAACACGTCATCAATAACATTGAACCAGTCAACCGCATATGTGAACATCTTAAACGACAATAAAG tGACGGTGGAATACGTGGGCAATAAGTCGCGCATATCAGCTAAGGAAGGTGAGACAGTCGAGCTTACCTACGGAATCACCAATGGAGCCAGCGATGTCAACTTCACTATTCG ACTTTATCCCAGCCCTATTTCAACAACAGCGGGCGAAGATGACTTCTATTACAACGACAGCTTAACGTTTCTGCCTGATATCTCAAGAATGATGACAAATGTTACAATCGTTAGCGATAGGGAGGCTGAAGGGAATGAATCGATCGCTCTGGTTGCGAAAAGCCTGGACCCAAGGGTTGTGATTGGTGCAAAAGAAATGGTCGTCATTCTCATTGATGATTCTGTTGACAGAG CAAGTAAACAAGAACAGAAAGAAACACTAACCAGAG ACAAAGATATAAGCCAACAATACTTCGTGTTGGTAGCTGTCGCTGCCGGTCTCTCATGTGCTCTCTTACTTATTGTCAtaatcgttatcatcatcatttgcaAAAG CAGGCTGATGGCAGAATACAAGACATACTAA